GCGGCGGGGGGAGAGATAGGGGGGCCAgcggccagcagtgctgggagggcgGGACGGGTGGCCAGGCTGCGTGTCTGGGCAGGGGGCGTGTCTGGTCTGCTGGGTCGTGGCTGCGTCGTTTCCTTGTTAGCCGCTCAGACCGTCCCCCTTGTCCGAGGCACCAGCCCGGCCGTCTCGAGGCCACGTGCAGTGTGAGGTGCCCCCTGGCTGGTagaggcggtggggagggggcgtggggggagggctTCGTGCCCCATTTGTGGCCCCCCGGAGTGCCGGAGACCCCTCCCAGCGCTGAGTGTTTGCGCCCCAGCAGCTCAGGGCTGTGCGCTGCCCAGAGGGACACCGTCCAGCGGGGATGGCGTCTGCCCTGCAcccagccggcctgggttcggttcctggcaccccctagggctcctcgagccccgccaggggtgatccctgagtgcagggccaggactcagccctgagcacggcccaaACCCAACAGAGCGGTGAAGCTCCAAGCCCCTGGCTGGTGTTGCTGGCCGGAGCCCGCAGGCCACTCACCCATGGTGTGACCCCGGCACTAGCTCGGCTGCTCCGGGGCTCTGAGTCCTCACGGCTGTGCCGGCCGGAGCCGCAGGGGGGCAGGCGGGtggctgccttgcacgcggccggcccaggttccgTCTGCCCGACGTCCCGTGGGCTGCCCCGAgccccgctgggagtgacccccggagtgcaggaccaggagtcagccctgagcaccgccgggcggGGCCCCCCAAACAGCAGTATCCCACAGAAACGGGCCGTGACGGCTCAAGCCTCAGTgctccccctccgcccccgaAGCCCCGGAGTCCACGTCGGCGTCCTGCAGGAAGGTGCCGAGCTGACCTCCCTGCGGTGGCGGGGACGAGTCCCAGCCTTAGGGAGTCCCAGCAAATGGACTGACGGGGCCCCCGTGACTGCCCCCCTTTGCCTTGGCAGCAGTGGCTCTTGGGGAGGGACTTCCTTTGGGGGGTGCCCGTCGGGTGCTCAGAGAAGCGGGGGGCACAGGGGTACGGCGCTGGCCTTGCCTGTGGTGAGCCGGGGTCACCCCAAGAATGACCAGGAttgtcccccccacaccccccacccccaccccggggcacagagccaggagcccgcccccagcaccgccaggtagGACCCAGAATCTggtcaggaagggagggaggcgggaCGGTGACTGTTGCTCCCAGCGGCTGGCGCCAGCGCTGGAGAGGGACCAGCCGTTTCCCCTGCGGTGGCGAGGCCGCCTTCCCGGGCCGCGGCAGAGGGTGCCCACCGCTTCCTGCCGACCCGGGCAGCTCCGCCAGGCCCGCGGGTCAGGCCTCCCCGGGGCTAAGTGAAGGGCAGCGCTTCCCCTCCCTGAGGTGGCCTACCGGGACGCACTGCCGTGATACCGCGGGGGCCGCGCGGAGCAGCCAGGGGTTCCCTGGCAGGCGCGTCTCCGGGGGCAGCTCCTGGGCAGCCGCCTGCCCCGGCTGCAGGGGTGGAGGCACCGTCACCCGCGGCACCGGCCTAGCTCACCCACTCCCGgctcccccacccgcccaccgAGGGGTCCTTTTCGCCACCAGACTAAAAGTGGGGACTCGGAGGCCCGTGTGGGACCCGCCAGCCTTCCCCGATGCGCTTTCCcgactcctccccccacccccccccacccccgcgccttGGAGTCGGTCACTCAAGCCTCCCCTGGGAAAAGGGGGGCGGGCAGGCGAAGAAGAGTCGTTGGAAGAAGTAACCACAGAGAACGGCCTTGACCTCAGAGCAAGCCCAAGCACGCTGGATAAAGGGGGTTCGAGCACATTTTGATCGATATTGCGAATATCAGATGTCAATGGTGTCTGGTGAGAGTTTGCATCAGACGGCCTTGGTGTCAGTACACGGCAgccaggccccccgccccgcagcaggCGGGCGGACACGCACTCTTCCGTGCCCCCGGAGATCGTCGTGCAGGCTACGCCACGCATCAGGACACTCGGCAAGTTTGAATAAAGTCACAgagattttaataatataaaaatggtgAATTGCCGTCTCTCCTCCTGGGCCGTGTGGAGCCCAGGAGCGGCTTTCAGCCTCGCGCCCGCGTGTGTCTGTCAGGGGAGTGTCTGCTCCCGGAGCCGCAGCTCAGCgcccgccctcctgccctcctgcgtCACTGCGGTTTCGTGAATGGCCGAGGCTGGTgggcgggcaggagggcgggccggccggggcaggccagagagcagagctgctcTGCAGGGCAGCTCGGGTTTCTGTGCAGGGTTTCGGGCTCTATTTAGCACTCCCCCCAGCAGGGcgcagggctgcctcctggctctgtgctcaggaatcagtcctggcagggccccggggacccTGCGGGGTGACCTCAGCGGCTGGACTCTCTCCACAGCCCCCGGCTTTTTGAAGTTGCTGTTTGTTTACTTTCAAAGATGAGCTGGAGATAGGCTGAGTGTCTGCCTGCTTTGATAGTCCCGATGGCCGGCGCTGGAGAGAGCCCTGGTGGCacgggggagggaggaagtggaCGGCTCCGCACACACGAGCCGGGCCTCCCGCGCTCCGTTCCCACACGCAGGAGGATGTCGCGCCGAGGACGCCCTTGGCCCCTGCCCCGTGTCCGGGAGGAAGCGCTCGTGCTGGCTCCCTTTGATCTCCCAGGAAGCTGCTCTTTCGGATCCAGCTCAGATGACCCCTTGCCCAGAGTGTGGGAGTCTGTCCTTTTCGCTCCCTGGGAAGGGCCCCCGGGAACTGACGGACCGGCCCTGAGACCCTGCCCTCACCCCGGCGGGCATGGCCAGGCCCCAGGTCGGCCGTGCGTGGGATGAGCGCCCCACGCCAGCCGCTCAGCTGCCGCTCCTGAGGATGACTCTGAGAGAAAGTTCTTCCCGGAGGGCCGGAGAGGTAGCGCAGTGGGTGGTGCCCAGGTCCCACCCCTGGCCATCTGAGATGGTGCCCCAGGCATGCAGgggtgaccctgagtgcagagccaggaggaagccctgagcgatGCCGGtggtggccccagaaccaaaacagAGAAGAAAGTGTTTCCCGGGAATGAGCCCTAAGACCTGCAGTCTGGCTctgtgggggggccacacccagtgacgcccaagggctgactcccggctcctggcggtgctcaggggcccctgtggggtgccaggggtcgaagcGGGGTCAGCTGCGCGCACGGCAAGCACCTCCCTGCCGCGCTCTCGCTCCGGCCGCCCCAGCAGGCTGGCTCACGGGGACGCGTTCTCGCTTGTGTTCAGTGTTCAAAGCTGGCGTGTTGCTGATGTAGCTGTAGACGGGCGCCCGGGCGTTCTCGGACCAAGACGCCATTCAGGCACACGCACGCAGTGTCTCAgcctccccctttcccctccctcccggtACCCGGGCTCTTAAAGTGCAAGCACAGGGTCCTAGCAGCCCACCCTCACCAAGGAAACATctcccagagtgtgtgtgtgtgtgtgtgtgtgtggtgtgtgtgtgtgtgtgtatgtgtgtgtgtaattcccAAGAAGAGTTGGGCACCTGAGTGCCTCCTGCCATGGCCTgcagacatgtgtgtgtgtgtgtgtgtgtgtgtgtgtaattcccAAGAAGAGTTGGGCAGCTGAGTGCCTCTTGCCGTGACCTgcagacttgtgtgtgtgtgtgtgtgtgtgtgtgtgtgtaattaatTCCCAAAAAGAGTTGGGCAGCTGAGTGCCTCCCACCGTGGCCtgcagacgtgtgtgtgtgtgtgtgtgtgtgtgtgtgtgtgtaattcccAAGAAGAGTTGGGCAGCTGAGTGCCACCCGCTGTGGCCTGCTCGTGGTGCCCGGTTTCAAGTCTGTGCTGTCGGGGGAGGgctcggggccttcctcccctcccccgccatcgTGGTTGCTCTCCAGAATGTGTCCCCGTGTCTGCATCTCCCTGTGNNNNNNNNNNNNNNNNNNNNNNNNNNNNNNNNNNNNNNNNNNNNNNNNNNNNNNNNNNNNNNNNNNNNNNNNNNNNNNNNNNCGTCTCCCTGTGACCTTCTGCCCCTAGCAGAACGTGCGCGCGGAGGACAGGTGTCTACCTGCAGTATCTCTTTATTTCAGAAAAGTCCTTTGCAAAGCAAAGTGGTCCAGGACAAAGGTAAAACAAGAGCGGCTGTCCGTAAAGGGATGAAGCCCCTGTTTCTCTGAACAAGGAAGCGCAGGTCGAAGAAATAACAttaacgccccctccccccaaaaagactaTATTACAGTATTGACATTTTGGACAGTTACACCGTCTTCACAGTCTTTCTGGCCTCGGCCAGCCCGTCGGCAGGACATATTAATGAAACGGTTTTTTTCGCTGACGGTGGGCTTTTCTTTTTATCCTGGGTTACTGGAGTCGTCTCTCTGTCGCTGTCAGATTTTACTTCCAAAGTAGGGTCTTGCTTTTGTCACCGTCGCTGTCCCGCGTGAAAAATGGCAAATATACGTTGGCATTTCACGTTGTTCGCTGGCGTGTGAAAAATACCCCAAAGTATCCGTTGGCTCCCAAGTCAGAGTCAGAAATGGTTGCCCGGCCCGAACGGAGTTTCTAAGGTGGGAGCGGGGCAGTCCTTGTGCCCTCGAGGCTCTggggctttctctccagcccccgtgccCGTCCTTGGCCCTCGAGGCCTTGGGGCTGCCCGTGCAGCCCCCCCCTGAGACGCGGCCCCGGCCAGCCCTCCCTCACTTGCCGCCGTTCAGGGACTTGGAGTGCACCATGGTCTGGGTGTCCGTCATCTCCCGCGAGTTGTCCTCGGGGGCGGAGCGCGCGGCGCTGGAGATGGAGACGCTCGCCTGCCGCCGGAGCatcttcaggaccttccgcttGTAGCCCTTGCAGGTGAAGAAGTAGATGAAGGGGTCCATGCAGCAGTTGAAGTTCATGAGGCAGACGGTGACGTGCAGGGCCAGCTGGAAGGAGTAGCGGGCGCCGCAGCCCAGCGGGCCGGGCGTGCCCAGCTTCCGCACCATGTGCTGGGCCAGCGCCACGTGGTAGGGCGTGAAGCAGAGCACGAAGACCAGGATGATGAAGACGATGGTGTGCAGCGCCTTCCGGTTGACGCCCGACCGCTCGCCCAGCGGGTTCTGCCGGGCGTTGCGGAAGAGCTTGCAGCAGATGCGGGAGTAGCAGAAGAGGATGGCGGCCAGCGGGAGCACGTAGCCCACCAGGCAGGCGCCCAGCAGCACCCAGGGCAGGGCGGCCGTCTCCTCGAAGTTGGGGTACTCCATGCACGTCGTCCGGTTGCCCTCGCGCTTGGACATGGGGCTGACGAGCAGCGGGAGGGTCTGGGCGAACACCAGCAGCCAGACGCCCACGCACAC
The nucleotide sequence above comes from Sorex araneus isolate mSorAra2 chromosome 1, mSorAra2.pri, whole genome shotgun sequence. Encoded proteins:
- the GPR183 gene encoding G-protein coupled receptor 183, with translation MDPNLTGGDCDLYAHHGTASVLMPLHYCAVFVIGLLGNALALVVIVQNRKKLNSTTLYSTNLVVSDILFTTALPARIAYYALGFDWRLGEALCRVTALLFYINTYAGVNFMTCLSVDRFVAVVHPLRYSRMKRAEQAKGVCVGVWLLVFAQTLPLLVSPMSKREGNRTTCMEYPNFEETAALPWVLLGACLVGYVLPLAAILFCYSRICCKLFRNARQNPLGERSGVNRKALHTIVFIILVFVLCFTPYHVALAQHMVRKLGTPGPLGCGARYSFQLALHVTVCLMNFNCCMDPFIYFFTCKGYKRKVLKMLRRQASVSISSAARSAPEDNSREMTDTQTMVHSKSLNGGK